Proteins encoded within one genomic window of Ranitomeya variabilis isolate aRanVar5 chromosome 4, aRanVar5.hap1, whole genome shotgun sequence:
- the CTU1 gene encoding cytoplasmic tRNA 2-thiolation protein 1 isoform X2 produces MPVNCSSCETRRAALRRPKTGHSVCKECFFHAFEEEVHHTIVSAKLFQPGEKVGIGASGGKDSTVLAHVLKVLNGRYNYGLELILISVDEGISGYRDDSLETVKRNQLQYELPLKIVSYQELYGWSMDQIVQQVGLKNNCTFCGVFRRQALDRGAIMLGVNKICTGHNADDIAETVLMNFLRGDIARLRRCTAITTGSEGAIPRCKPLKYAYEKEIVLYAYFKKLDYFSTECIYSPNAYRGHARAFLKELEALRPSAIMDIIHSGENLSVREDVRMPVQGTCTRCGYISSQGLCKACVLLEGLNRGLPKLGIGKHHKLHHKLLAQEPLSEAETRKLKVVDF; encoded by the exons ATGCCCGTGAATTGCAGTAGTTGTGAGACCCGACGCGCCGCTTTACGGAGACCCAAGACTGGCCATTCAGTGTGTAAGGAGTGCTTCTTCCATGCTTTCGAGGAGGAGGTCCACCATACTATCGTATCCGCCAAGCTCTTTCAGCCGGGGGAGAAGGTTGGCATTGGAGCTTCTGGTGGGAAAGACTCCACTGTCCTTGCCCACGTGTTAAAGGTTCTGAACGGACGCTACAATTACGGCTTAGAGCTCATTCTCATCTCCGTGGACGAAGGCATCTCCGGATACAGAGACGACTCCTTAGAGACGGTGAAAAGGAACCAACTTCAGTACGAGCTGCCATTGAAGATCGTGTCCTACCAGGAGCTGTACGGATGGAGCATGGACCAGATCGTCCAGCAAGTGGGGCTGAAGAACAACTGCACGTTTTGTGGGGTATTCAGAAGACAAGCTCTGGACCGGGGCGCCATCATGCTGGGGGTCAACAAGATCTGCACAG GTCATAATGCAGACGACATAGCGGAAACCGTCCTGATGAATTTTCTTCGAGGGGACATTGCTCGCTTACGGCGCTGCACAGCCATCACCACGGGCAGCGAAGGCGCCATCCCGCGCTGCAAGCCCCTGAAGTACGCCTACGAGAAGGAGATCGTGCTGTACGCCTACTTCAAAAAGCTGGACTACTTTTCCACCGAATGCATCTACTCCCCGAACGCCTACCGGGGCCACGCCCGCGCCTTCCTGAAGGAGCTGGAGGCTTTACGGCCCAGCGCCATCATGGACATCATCCACTCCGGGGAAAACCTGTCGGTGAGGGAAGACGTGCGGATGCCGGTCCAGGGAACCTGCACGCGCTGCGGCTACATCTCCAGCCAGGGACTCTGCAAGGCGTGTGTCCTCCTTGAGGGTCTCAACCGGGGTCTTCCCAAACTGGGGATCGGGAAACACCACAAACTGCACCACAAACTCCTGGCTCAGGAACCACTGAGCGAAGCGGAAACCCGAAAGCTGAAAGTCGTGGACTTTTGA
- the CTU1 gene encoding cytoplasmic tRNA 2-thiolation protein 1 isoform X1, whose product MPSASLICKTMICYSPKSAVIRCVRSAGAALHCTAEKHRRSGETIMDMKTWDCWMLLLLALPSAFSMSYPQQDSFLYPYGEAHNDQVTETEDDGGTDLIPFTHSFTFFNEIYRSCYVNNNGAISFKQPVTEYTPDAFPIPDLYMICPYWGDVDNESGGSIYYRQTTDEKLLNRISNDINKMFDMDVVCEWAFIATWHEVAYHGTESNKTNTFQTVLAADGQTSIVMFRYECIEWTTGTASGGDPHTGLGGTPAQAGFNTATEYFNIPFSRTEQIVNIKSSSNVGIPGLWVFRVDEFKVPGGCMYSDSFLKFGQTMWSDEGCTTQCSCRRSGKVMCEDKKCDEGHICVQSGQYYTCQIDEEDC is encoded by the exons ATGCCATCAGCATCATTAATATGTAAAACGATGATATGTTACTCCCCCAAATCTGCAGTTATAAGATGTGTGAGATCTGCAGGTGCTGCCCTTCACTGTACAGCCGAGAAGCACAGGAGGAG CGGGGAAACAATCATGGACATGAAAACCTGGGACTGTTGGATGCTCCTGCTCCTGG CGCTGCCGTCTGCTTTCTCCATGTCATACCCACAACAAG ACTCGTTCCTTTATCCCTATGGTGAAGCTCACAACGACCAGGTCACTGAAACCGAGGACGATGGCGGCACCGACCTCATCCCTTTCACACATTCATTTACCTTCTTCAATGAAATTTACAGGAGTTGTTAC GTGAACAACAATGGAGCGATCTCATTTAAACAACCGGTGACTGAATACACTCCCGACGCGTTCCCCATTCCTGATCTCTATATGATTTGTCCCTACTGGGGAGACGTTGACAATGAAAGTGGAGGGTCGATATATTACAGGCAGACAACAGATGAAAAGCTTTTGAATCGCATATCCAATGACATAAACAAAATGTTTGATATGGATGTTGTATGTGAATGGGCGTTTATCGCCACCTGGCATGAGGTGGCGTATCATGGAACCGAATCCAACAAG ACGAACACCTTCCAGACCGTCCTCGCTGCTGATGGTCAAACGTCCATCGTCATGTTTAGATACGAATGTATTGAGTGGACAACCGGCACAGCCAGTGGTGGAGACCCTCATACAGGACTTGGAGGCACCCCGGCCCAG GCTGGATTTAACACCGCTACCGAATACTTCAACATTCCCTTCTCCAGAACTGAACAAATAGTCAATATTAAGTCTTCCAGCAATGTTGGCATTCCCGGACTCTGGGTCTTCCGAGTGGATGAATTCAAGGTGCCCGGTGGCTGTATGTACTCAG ATAGTTTCCTAAAGTTTGGACAAACCATGTGGAGCGATGAAGGTTGTACCACCCAGTGTTCTTGTAGGCGCAGCGGGAAAGTGATGTGCGAAGACAAGAAGTGCGATGAAGGTCACATCTGTGTGCAATCAGGTCAATACTACACGTGCCAAATCGATGAGGAAGACTGCTAG
- the CTU1 gene encoding cytoplasmic tRNA 2-thiolation protein 1 isoform X3, protein MDMKTWDCWMLLLLALPSAFSMSYPQQDSFLYPYGEAHNDQVTETEDDGGTDLIPFTHSFTFFNEIYRSCYVNNNGAISFKQPVTEYTPDAFPIPDLYMICPYWGDVDNESGGSIYYRQTTDEKLLNRISNDINKMFDMDVVCEWAFIATWHEVAYHGTESNKTNTFQTVLAADGQTSIVMFRYECIEWTTGTASGGDPHTGLGGTPAQAGFNTATEYFNIPFSRTEQIVNIKSSSNVGIPGLWVFRVDEFKVPGGCMYSDSFLKFGQTMWSDEGCTTQCSCRRSGKVMCEDKKCDEGHICVQSGQYYTCQIDEEDC, encoded by the exons ATGGACATGAAAACCTGGGACTGTTGGATGCTCCTGCTCCTGG CGCTGCCGTCTGCTTTCTCCATGTCATACCCACAACAAG ACTCGTTCCTTTATCCCTATGGTGAAGCTCACAACGACCAGGTCACTGAAACCGAGGACGATGGCGGCACCGACCTCATCCCTTTCACACATTCATTTACCTTCTTCAATGAAATTTACAGGAGTTGTTAC GTGAACAACAATGGAGCGATCTCATTTAAACAACCGGTGACTGAATACACTCCCGACGCGTTCCCCATTCCTGATCTCTATATGATTTGTCCCTACTGGGGAGACGTTGACAATGAAAGTGGAGGGTCGATATATTACAGGCAGACAACAGATGAAAAGCTTTTGAATCGCATATCCAATGACATAAACAAAATGTTTGATATGGATGTTGTATGTGAATGGGCGTTTATCGCCACCTGGCATGAGGTGGCGTATCATGGAACCGAATCCAACAAG ACGAACACCTTCCAGACCGTCCTCGCTGCTGATGGTCAAACGTCCATCGTCATGTTTAGATACGAATGTATTGAGTGGACAACCGGCACAGCCAGTGGTGGAGACCCTCATACAGGACTTGGAGGCACCCCGGCCCAG GCTGGATTTAACACCGCTACCGAATACTTCAACATTCCCTTCTCCAGAACTGAACAAATAGTCAATATTAAGTCTTCCAGCAATGTTGGCATTCCCGGACTCTGGGTCTTCCGAGTGGATGAATTCAAGGTGCCCGGTGGCTGTATGTACTCAG ATAGTTTCCTAAAGTTTGGACAAACCATGTGGAGCGATGAAGGTTGTACCACCCAGTGTTCTTGTAGGCGCAGCGGGAAAGTGATGTGCGAAGACAAGAAGTGCGATGAAGGTCACATCTGTGTGCAATCAGGTCAATACTACACGTGCCAAATCGATGAGGAAGACTGCTAG
- the LOC143768723 gene encoding alpha-tectorin-like isoform X1: MLSLFSISERSANMKSVLRALLLPLLVFISECEYGTAKSNEVLYPYGPRQSDKTTPIQDDGASGEVRLSIEFTFFGKKYKSLYVNNNGVISFNKAVSQYTPNAFPLTNGETFVTPFWGDVNNRLGGTVYYRQSTDPDLLQNISADMKKYLPDLHYKATWAFVATWDKVAYYGSKSRKVNTFQAVLTSDGYNYITILNYGDIQWTTGTASGGDAYTGLGGTPAQAGFNSGDDTHYFNIPGSRTNEVLKIQSTSNVNYPGRWVFQVDDFKVSGGCIFQAQFAKEGEDFWSEASCSTKCRCQGGKVSCAEEKCPGSGTCEESGPFFTCKIEKKLCY; encoded by the exons ATGTTATCTCTATTCAGTATTTCAGAGCGCTCAGCCAACATGAAGTCTGTGTTACGAGCGCTTTTATTACCGCTGTTGG tttttatctCAGAGTGCGAGTACGGAACAGCAAAATCAA ATGAGGTTCTCTACCCATATGGTCCTCGTCAGAGTGACAAAACTACCCCCATTCAAGATGATGGAGCATCCGGTGAAGTGCGACTCTCCATTGAATTTACATTTTTTGGCAAAAAATACAAATCTTTATAT GTAAATAATAATGGAGTGATTTCTTTTAACAAGGCAGTTTCCCAATACACCCCAAATGCTTTCCCCCTCACTAATGGAGAAACATTTGTCACCCCCTTCTGGGGAGACGTGAACAATCGTTTGGGGGGCACTGTGTACTATCGGCAAAGCACAGACCCTGATCTTCTGCAAAACATATCAGCGGATATGAAGAAGTACCTGCCGGATCTGCACTATAAGGCCACATGGGCGTTCGTGGCCACCTGGGACAAAGTAGCGTATTATGGTTCTAAGTCTAGAAAG GTGAACACCTTCCAGGCCGTCCTCACCAGTGACGGCTATAATTATATCACCATTTTAAATTACGGTGACATCCAGTGGACGACTGGGACCGCCAGCGGTGGAGACGCCTACACTGGACTGGGTGGGACCCCGGCTCAG gccGGATTTAACAGTGGAGATGACACTCATTACTTCAATATTCCCGGATCCAGAACTAACGAGGTGCTGAAGATCCAGTCCACATCTAATGTCAATTACCCTGGACGATGGGTATTCCAGGTCGATGACTTTAAGGTTTCTGGGGGCTGCATCTTCCAag CACAGTTTGCTAAGGAAGGTGAGGATTTCTGGAGCGAAGCCTCGTGCAGCACTAAGTGCAGGTGTCAGGGTGGTAAGGTTTCCTGTGCAGAGGAGAAATGCCCGGGGTCTGGCACCTGTGAAGAATCTGGACCTTTCTTCACTTGCAAGATCGAGAAGAAACTCTGCTACTAA
- the LOC143768723 gene encoding alpha-tectorin-like isoform X2 has protein sequence MKSVLRALLLPLLVFISECEYGTAKSNEVLYPYGPRQSDKTTPIQDDGASGEVRLSIEFTFFGKKYKSLYVNNNGVISFNKAVSQYTPNAFPLTNGETFVTPFWGDVNNRLGGTVYYRQSTDPDLLQNISADMKKYLPDLHYKATWAFVATWDKVAYYGSKSRKVNTFQAVLTSDGYNYITILNYGDIQWTTGTASGGDAYTGLGGTPAQAGFNSGDDTHYFNIPGSRTNEVLKIQSTSNVNYPGRWVFQVDDFKVSGGCIFQAQFAKEGEDFWSEASCSTKCRCQGGKVSCAEEKCPGSGTCEESGPFFTCKIEKKLCY, from the exons ATGAAGTCTGTGTTACGAGCGCTTTTATTACCGCTGTTGG tttttatctCAGAGTGCGAGTACGGAACAGCAAAATCAA ATGAGGTTCTCTACCCATATGGTCCTCGTCAGAGTGACAAAACTACCCCCATTCAAGATGATGGAGCATCCGGTGAAGTGCGACTCTCCATTGAATTTACATTTTTTGGCAAAAAATACAAATCTTTATAT GTAAATAATAATGGAGTGATTTCTTTTAACAAGGCAGTTTCCCAATACACCCCAAATGCTTTCCCCCTCACTAATGGAGAAACATTTGTCACCCCCTTCTGGGGAGACGTGAACAATCGTTTGGGGGGCACTGTGTACTATCGGCAAAGCACAGACCCTGATCTTCTGCAAAACATATCAGCGGATATGAAGAAGTACCTGCCGGATCTGCACTATAAGGCCACATGGGCGTTCGTGGCCACCTGGGACAAAGTAGCGTATTATGGTTCTAAGTCTAGAAAG GTGAACACCTTCCAGGCCGTCCTCACCAGTGACGGCTATAATTATATCACCATTTTAAATTACGGTGACATCCAGTGGACGACTGGGACCGCCAGCGGTGGAGACGCCTACACTGGACTGGGTGGGACCCCGGCTCAG gccGGATTTAACAGTGGAGATGACACTCATTACTTCAATATTCCCGGATCCAGAACTAACGAGGTGCTGAAGATCCAGTCCACATCTAATGTCAATTACCCTGGACGATGGGTATTCCAGGTCGATGACTTTAAGGTTTCTGGGGGCTGCATCTTCCAag CACAGTTTGCTAAGGAAGGTGAGGATTTCTGGAGCGAAGCCTCGTGCAGCACTAAGTGCAGGTGTCAGGGTGGTAAGGTTTCCTGTGCAGAGGAGAAATGCCCGGGGTCTGGCACCTGTGAAGAATCTGGACCTTTCTTCACTTGCAAGATCGAGAAGAAACTCTGCTACTAA